One genomic segment of Rivularia sp. PCC 7116 includes these proteins:
- the pstA gene encoding phosphate ABC transporter permease PstA, with product MTSFSDPQDFPRGSLQGSASSPRTLFNNLMNGVIFVCAGLALLPLLLVLSYLLIKGFGSLSLDLFYKLPPAPLDKGGGFGNAIVGTLIMVGIGAAISVPIGVAAAVYLTEFSKGQTARWIRFATNVLSGVPSIIAGVVTYGILVATKYVGYSAIAGGVALSILMLPIIVRTTDEALQLVSKDLRQAAVGIGATNYQTVLLVVLPAALPSIITGVTLSIARAAGETAPLIFTALFSFFWVRNLTEPTASLAVLVYNFATSFDNNQQSVAWAASLVLVLMVLISSIIARFTTRSK from the coding sequence ATGACTAGTTTTTCCGACCCACAGGATTTCCCTCGGGGTAGCTTACAGGGTTCAGCAAGCTCTCCTCGCACGCTATTCAATAATTTAATGAATGGTGTGATATTCGTTTGCGCTGGCTTAGCTTTATTACCTTTACTACTGGTACTTTCTTATCTACTTATCAAAGGCTTCGGTAGTCTAAGTTTAGATTTGTTTTACAAATTACCTCCAGCACCTTTGGATAAAGGTGGTGGTTTCGGTAATGCCATTGTCGGTACTTTGATAATGGTGGGAATTGGGGCTGCAATTAGCGTACCAATTGGAGTCGCAGCAGCAGTTTATCTCACTGAATTTAGCAAGGGACAAACGGCTCGTTGGATTCGCTTCGCTACCAACGTTTTGAGCGGAGTTCCTTCAATTATTGCTGGAGTTGTAACCTATGGTATTTTAGTCGCAACTAAGTATGTTGGATATTCTGCTATTGCAGGTGGGGTGGCTTTATCAATTTTGATGTTGCCAATTATCGTTAGAACTACAGACGAAGCCTTGCAGTTAGTATCTAAAGATTTGCGCCAAGCAGCTGTTGGAATTGGAGCTACCAACTATCAAACGGTTTTACTAGTAGTATTGCCTGCGGCTTTACCATCAATTATTACTGGTGTTACCTTATCTATTGCTCGTGCAGCAGGAGAAACTGCACCTCTAATCTTTACTGCTTTATTCTCCTTCTTCTGGGTCAGAAATTTAACCGAACCAACCGCTTCTCTTGCTGTTTTGGTTTATAACTTTGCAACATCTTTCGACAACAACCAGCAATCGGT